AATAAACAAAGAGGTTAGGAAAAAGGTTAGCACAGACAGAAGAAGGTCTACTTCAGAGGCGGTAAGTATGCTACCAAAGAGGTATGAAAATACGTTAGTGCCAAGATTGTCCGTGATGCCGAGAATCACTATTGCCATGGCAACGCCGAGGGAGAAAAAGAGGGCAAGCACTGTGTCCGCAGGTAGGGACTTCTTCTCCACAAGGAACTGGATAAGAAGACCAAGAATAACTGTGTAGAGCACTGTAAAGGTCATGGGTTCAAGGTCAAGGACTATGGCAAGGGCTATACCACCAAAGGCGGCATGAGAAAGACCAGCACCAAGCATGGAAAGCCTTTTAATGAGAAGGAAGACACCCACCATGGAGGTGGAAAGGGCTATAAAAAGGGCGGAAAGAAAGCCTTTCCAAAAGAGGCTGTAAGATAAGAGGTCCATTCCTAAATTTTAACCTATGGAGAAAAACAAGGAACTATCACGCATTTTTGAGAAAATGGCGGACATGCTTGAGTTTCTTGGAGACAATCCTTATCGCATAAACACCTACAGAAGGGTGTCCGAAGTGCTTTCTGAACTTGGCGAAGATGTGGAAGAGCTGGTAAAGACCGGGAAAATCTACAAGATACATGGCATAGGGCAGTCAAGCGTGGAGAAGATATTGGAATATTTACGCACAGGAAAGATAAGTGCCTACGAGGAGTTAAGGCAAAAGGTGCCAGAGGACCTGCTTGAGCTTTTGGAAGTTCCTGGCGTGGGCATAAAGACGCTAAGGCTTGCCTACGATAGGCTAAAGGTAAGGAGCAAGGAGGACTTTATAAGGGCGGTCAAAAGCGGTCAGCTCGCCTTTCTGCCGGGCATGGGGGAGAAGAAAATTCAAAACATCCTTAGGGGGCTTGAGCTTTGGGAGAAAAGCAAGGAAAGAATGACGCTTTTGCAGGCTTATGAGCTGGGAGAGGCTCTTTTAAGGCACTTTGAAACAATAAGGGAGCTCTATGAAAATATTGAGCTTGCGGGAAGTTTGAGAAGAAGAAAAGAAACGGTTGGAGACATAGACCTGCTTATTTCTGCAAAAAGGGAAAACTGGTCAAAGATACACCAGCACTTTGTCTCTTATGGTGGAGTAAGGGAGGTGCTCCTTCATGGAGAGACCAAGTCCAGCCTTGTCCTTGAAGAAGGAAGACAAGTAGACCTCAGAACGGTAGAGCCTCATCAATGGGGCTCAGCACTCCAATACTTTACCGGCTCAAAGGAGCATAATGTAAGGATAAGGGACATAGCCAAGGCTAAGGGGCTCAAGATAAGCGAGTATGGGGTTTTTCGTGCGGACACGGAGGAGTGGATAGGAGGTAGCACAGAAGAAGAGGTTTATAACCTCATAGGTATGCAGTGGATTCCGCCAGAGCTAAGAGAAAACACGGGAGAAATAGAGCTTGCTCTTGAGGGTAGACTTCCAAGGCTCATAGACATAAAGGACATAAGGGGAGACTTTCATATGCATTCTAACTGGAGCGATGGACTTAATAGCCTTGAGGAGATGGCAGAGGCTTGCTACCAACTTGGTTATGAGTATATGGTAATAGGAGACCACTCTCAGTCCTCGCGCGTAGCCAATGGTCTTGACCCAGCACGCTACAGGGAACAGTTTAAGCTAATTGAAAGGCTAAATCAATATTACAATCCAAGAGGCTTTTATATCCTTAGGGGTTGTGAGGTAGATATACTGCCTGATGGGTCTTTGGACTTGCCTGACGGGCTTTTGGAGGAGTTTGACTTTGTGGTAGCCTCTATCCACTCAAGGTTTAACCAAGACAATACCTACAGGATACTCAAAGCTATGGAAAACCCTTTTGTGAACCTAATAGGGCATCCAACGGGCAAAGCCTATGGAACGAGGGAAGGCTATCCTCTTGATATGGAAAAGGTCATAAAAACCGCAAAGGAGACGGGCACTGCCTTGGAGCTAAACACCCACAGGGCAGACCTTTCACCGGAGAATATAAGA
This DNA window, taken from Aquificaceae bacterium, encodes the following:
- a CDS encoding metal ABC transporter permease — its product is MDLLSYSLFWKGFLSALFIALSTSMVGVFLLIKRLSMLGAGLSHAAFGGIALAIVLDLEPMTFTVLYTVILGLLIQFLVEKKSLPADTVLALFFSLGVAMAIVILGITDNLGTNVFSYLFGSILTASEVDLLLSVLTFFLTSLFILLNYRKLLLLSFNEELAKLRSIRVSFLNYSLIALASANVALSIKAVGLVLSASFISIPAMTSLLVSSSFLQSIVLSVSFSFLSLSSGIVLSLLFDLPPSGAVVGSMAILFLIVSLGKFIKRKVLGSP
- the polX gene encoding DNA polymerase/3'-5' exonuclease PolX, which encodes MEKNKELSRIFEKMADMLEFLGDNPYRINTYRRVSEVLSELGEDVEELVKTGKIYKIHGIGQSSVEKILEYLRTGKISAYEELRQKVPEDLLELLEVPGVGIKTLRLAYDRLKVRSKEDFIRAVKSGQLAFLPGMGEKKIQNILRGLELWEKSKERMTLLQAYELGEALLRHFETIRELYENIELAGSLRRRKETVGDIDLLISAKRENWSKIHQHFVSYGGVREVLLHGETKSSLVLEEGRQVDLRTVEPHQWGSALQYFTGSKEHNVRIRDIAKAKGLKISEYGVFRADTEEWIGGSTEEEVYNLIGMQWIPPELRENTGEIELALEGRLPRLIDIKDIRGDFHMHSNWSDGLNSLEEMAEACYQLGYEYMVIGDHSQSSRVANGLDPARYREQFKLIERLNQYYNPRGFYILRGCEVDILPDGSLDLPDGLLEEFDFVVASIHSRFNQDNTYRILKAMENPFVNLIGHPTGKAYGTREGYPLDMEKVIKTAKETGTALELNTHRADLSPENIRRCMQEGVFIAIVSDAHSVKHLRYIHLGVGLARRGWAVPELVLNAKDLQGIRDFVRRKRELMLSGKI